A genomic window from Pontibacillus halophilus JSM 076056 = DSM 19796 includes:
- a CDS encoding CapA family protein, with protein sequence MIVSFWIVLQALFPALHPEEVAMVVHESNEPVTLSFAGDVIAEQSTAFTIESNPAQPFTYVAPYFERSHYSVVNLETPVTHRGTAFPKIYNFRASPKLLDGLQHSGVDLVSLANNHTLDYGEIGLKDTLDQLTQKNLAYMGAGVNESAAYKEHIVTLKGRRIAFLAFSHVLPSVSWYAERNQPGIASGYQLDRAAERVRAVQEQNDYVIVYYHWGEERAVHFNERQQNIAHTLIDEGADAVIGAHPHVLQGFEYYKGKPIAYSLGNFLFPDYVEGRTAETGILTLTLEGNEIRSSFTPFVIQDDVIHPLSNSETMNQCIWLETLSEHIDLSQDGESCLIQQERNGS encoded by the coding sequence ATGATTGTTTCGTTTTGGATTGTATTACAAGCCCTATTCCCAGCCTTACACCCTGAAGAAGTGGCAATGGTCGTGCATGAGAGCAATGAGCCGGTTACGCTCTCATTCGCAGGTGATGTCATTGCAGAGCAATCCACCGCCTTCACCATTGAATCAAATCCCGCACAACCCTTTACGTATGTGGCTCCTTACTTTGAACGAAGTCATTATTCTGTCGTTAATCTTGAGACCCCCGTGACTCATCGAGGCACTGCCTTCCCTAAGATTTACAACTTCAGGGCTTCTCCTAAACTGTTAGATGGACTTCAACATTCTGGTGTTGACTTAGTCAGTTTAGCGAACAATCATACGCTTGACTATGGGGAGATTGGCTTGAAAGATACATTAGACCAATTGACTCAGAAGAACTTGGCTTATATGGGAGCAGGGGTCAATGAGAGTGCTGCTTACAAAGAACATATCGTGACATTGAAGGGGCGTCGAATTGCTTTCCTCGCGTTCTCACACGTCCTCCCTTCCGTTAGTTGGTATGCAGAACGTAACCAGCCTGGTATCGCAAGTGGCTATCAACTAGACCGAGCTGCCGAACGGGTCCGCGCGGTTCAAGAGCAGAATGACTATGTGATTGTTTATTACCATTGGGGAGAAGAACGAGCGGTTCACTTCAATGAGCGTCAGCAGAATATTGCTCATACGTTAATCGATGAAGGGGCAGATGCAGTCATCGGAGCTCATCCTCATGTGTTGCAAGGTTTTGAGTACTATAAAGGAAAGCCCATCGCCTATTCTCTCGGCAACTTCCTCTTTCCTGACTATGTAGAAGGCAGAACGGCAGAGACTGGCATCTTAACATTAACTTTAGAAGGAAACGAAATCCGCTCTTCCTTTACTCCCTTCGTAATTCAAGATGATGTCATTCATCCGTTATCTAACTCAGAAACTATGAATCAATGTATCTGGTTAGAAACCTTGTCAGAACACATTGATCTCTCTCAAGATGGCGAATCTTGCCTCATTCAACAGGAAAGGAACGGCTCTTGA
- a CDS encoding IDEAL domain-containing protein: MKKEKVSYSLSWYTFHGRKVIHARREVPYEVTLASRLVLDELMYTWNKNHLESLINEAIDQGDRDRFVELSERYKPYTYE; encoded by the coding sequence ATGAAAAAAGAGAAAGTGTCCTATTCGCTTAGTTGGTATACCTTCCATGGGAGAAAGGTTATTCATGCTAGAAGAGAAGTGCCGTACGAAGTCACCCTTGCATCCAGGCTAGTTTTAGACGAATTGATGTACACATGGAATAAGAATCACCTTGAATCTTTGATTAACGAAGCTATTGACCAAGGGGACCGCGACCGATTTGTCGAGTTGAGTGAACGATATAAACCTTATACGTATGAATAA
- a CDS encoding staygreen family protein, with protein MGFNPNAVYVQYRPDIHHFTPYLERKYTLTHSDETAQLFLTVSKQFAYDTLNPERDEVFATWIPNYEGVVFQGSVFVGDESIPRQRQFRRYTIFHKEMETALRSIFYGERWLLQAYPFLLYSPIHIQFNSNLPYYHQNLFFGYVYQYV; from the coding sequence ATGGGATTTAATCCAAATGCGGTTTACGTACAGTATCGCCCAGACATCCACCATTTTACACCTTATTTAGAAAGAAAATACACGCTGACTCATTCGGATGAAACGGCGCAGTTGTTTCTAACCGTATCAAAACAGTTTGCTTACGATACTCTGAATCCAGAACGAGACGAGGTGTTCGCTACGTGGATTCCTAACTATGAGGGGGTTGTATTTCAGGGGAGTGTCTTTGTTGGGGATGAATCGATTCCTCGCCAAAGGCAATTCAGGCGCTACACAATCTTTCATAAGGAGATGGAAACGGCACTTAGGTCCATTTTCTACGGAGAAAGATGGCTGCTTCAAGCTTACCCTTTCCTCCTTTATAGTCCAATCCATATCCAGTTCAACAGTAACCTACCATACTACCATCAAAACCTGTTTTTCGGTTATGTATACCAATACGTCTAA
- the wrbA gene encoding NAD(P)H:quinone oxidoreductase produces MEALTKIAVIYYSSTGTNYKLAQWAEEAAKEAGAEVRLVRVAETAPDEAIDQNPAWRSHIDATQHVPIVTNDDLEWADGFIFSTPTRFGNVPAQIKSFLDTTGGLWFNGKLVNKVVSAMASASNAHGGQEQTILNLYTTMFHWGAIVAAPGYSDQSAFTSGGNPYGTSVTVNQDGDMQEDVEDAVKHQARRTVDIAKRIHQS; encoded by the coding sequence ATGGAAGCGTTGACGAAGATTGCAGTGATTTACTACAGTTCAACAGGTACAAACTATAAGCTAGCTCAGTGGGCCGAAGAGGCTGCGAAAGAAGCAGGTGCAGAGGTGAGACTTGTGCGCGTTGCAGAGACAGCTCCAGATGAGGCGATTGATCAGAATCCAGCTTGGCGTTCTCACATTGATGCCACTCAACATGTTCCAATCGTAACGAACGATGACCTGGAGTGGGCGGATGGATTCATCTTTAGTACGCCTACCCGCTTCGGTAATGTACCCGCCCAGATTAAATCCTTCCTTGATACGACCGGCGGCCTTTGGTTCAATGGAAAGCTCGTGAACAAGGTTGTGAGTGCCATGGCGTCAGCTAGCAATGCTCACGGTGGACAAGAGCAAACGATTCTAAATCTATATACAACGATGTTCCACTGGGGAGCTATCGTGGCTGCACCAGGTTATTCCGACCAATCCGCTTTCACATCTGGAGGCAACCCATATGGAACGAGTGTAACCGTTAACCAAGATGGAGACATGCAAGAAGATGTGGAGGACGCAGTGAAGCATCAGGCTCGTCGAACTGTGGACATTGCGAAACGAATTCATCAATCTTAA